The Brassica rapa cultivar Chiifu-401-42 chromosome A10, CAAS_Brap_v3.01, whole genome shotgun sequence genome segment AGGAATTACCTGAAGCCCCAGTTCAGATGCTGAGTCCAATGGAGAGAAAGGCTAGGGTGATGAGGtatagagagaagaagaagacaaggaagTTTGAGAAGACGATAAGGTATGCTTCAAGGAAAGAGTATGCAGAGAAAAGACCAAGGATCAAAGGCCGGTTTGCAAAGAGGAACGAAGTTGATGCAGAGGAGGCAGACAAAGCTTTCTCCTCAATGGTCATGTTTGACACAGGATATGGAATTGTTCCTTCATTCTGATAATACTCGTATGGTTTAACTAGATTCCATGCTTGTAGTTATCACCACTGTAATGCAAATAGGTCTCTATTTTTGTCTAACTAGTACGAAttaattagatatatttttattttgctgtTGTAGTTACTATCCTTAAGTCTAAATTCAAACCGATGCTATAGAGATATGTGCGTTACTTTAGCTAGATGTACCAAGAACAGTTAACAATGAACTCACCTTGCAAAAAGGTTCAGACAAGTAGTGATTGCTTTCTTGGTGAAACTTCCACATCAGCTTGATAAACAAGTAGAAGATAAATGATTCCACTTGTGCCTCCCTGAGAAAATAAGGTTTTACACAAATAAGATTTTCCAAACAAAAGTAGACTACATAGTCTAACTGTACACTTATAAAACTTGAGCAAACCcaataaaaaaacattgtaACCATCACACATTGACTTGAGTGAACAAATGCTACTATGTAAAATTACATCAAAAAACATATTCTTGTTTCTGGTTAGCATTGGAGAGCATGGCTGTGTAACCAAACCCATGCATTCCCACGTGGCTCTCTCTGATAAACAAGAATCTAAACACCTTTGTCCCATCCAGTATATTAACACTCATAAGTAACAAGCAACCACTAGCAGAATATGTCAATGCCTATGTTTAGTTACTTGCTCTAAATCTATTAGAATAAAGGGCTATAGTGTGTCACCTTTCCGAGGAATATAATAGCATTAAAGAATAAGGAAGCAAAGAAAAATAGAAGTGACACTGTAACTAAGACTTCACTTTTTTGCCACCTGTAAAAGGCCATAGAGCCTCAGCTTATCTACCACTTTCCATGGGTTAAGCTGATGAATTCCTGCACCAACCAAAAGATTCGTTTTAGCCATCACTGAGTGAGTGTTGATATCCATACGAATTAAGCCACTAGATTGAGtgtaaaatatgttattttggACCACATAAATGAATCTCATTCATCCACTGAAACCAGAAGTGTGACAAGCGCCACCACTGCATTCAGAACCCATCAGAAAATCTAGTCTGTGATCTGTTTAATTTGATCATGTAGCACAAACTTATAAACCACGCAAGAAAATGGATATGATATTAGCATATAGAGAGTTTGAACTAGATATCTTTCCAGGAAATTTAAAGATATGCAATAACAATTTTAGTAAATCCTAACGAGTGTAAAGAGCAAAATGTTAATAAATGAATGTTAACATTTAGTTTGCTCTAGATTTCTTTTCAGGAAAATGAAGATACAGTAACAATTAGTTGAAGTATACTAGCAAATGTAAGAGCCACTTGAATGCTAATCTTTagtgatggatttgagacacGTGAAAGTGCATAAAAGTGATTACCTTTTGCCAAAGGTCTCTGCTCTTTTGCACTTTTCCTTAGATAGTTTTTTTACAGCCATATAAAGTGGAGAATCCTCACATAGCTTACAATTGCACGCTTTGTATGGTCCCTAGACTCTAAGATTCTAGGTTCTCTTCTCAGTCCTTTCAAGAAAAGAAGGTTTTCTATTTAAATCTGAAAGAAGGAAAGTATTCGCAACACAGAAGCtgaaaaataatgaaacaaatAAGTGACATAGTTTTCTTTCCATAATATCTCTAAAACTGAGTTTAATTGGCTTAAAATTGAATTTTCCTTCACATAATTCCGATGCAACTTCCATGTAAGGTGGAGGTCTACACTTGTGAATGAAGTTCCGAACCACAGATACACAAAGAGAAATAATAAGCAAAACTATATTTCTTGAACTACAAGTGATAAAAGGGTCAATACACAACTCTTCATGAGCTAGAACCACTATAAAATCCCCACTTTTTCATATCATTAATGTAATGAACCTAGAATCCTTCTCTTCTATAAGATTTATCCATTACATTCATCATAAACCAGTAAATAACAACAACTGGAAGTTAAGCTCCAATTACCaagaaatttgtttttgaagtttaaaaTCGTCCCTTACTAGAAAAAAATAGTGTGGTGTAAGAAATAATGAAAGAGGAAGAGATGCGAAAAGTGTATCTTAGGACCAGCCTTTTTATACAAGCAAGCTCACTTTTCAGCTGTAGACTCATAGAGTTGAAGGAAGCCACATGAATTTGGCCACTAGGGTCTTCTAACCTTTGGACCACATAAATGGGTATCATTAGTACATCCACTGAACCCAAAAGTGTCCTCAAACTCTAGAGAGTATCATATTCATACACTGTAGCTTTCCACATAGTAAACATTATTAACATATCACCAACAAGGCAACTCAAAGCACTGGTGGTTACTAGTACAAAAGCAAACCCAAGATGATGGATATACCGTACACGAACGGTCAtcagatagtttttttttttttgctaaatggtCATCAGATAGTTTGTAGCTGCTAACCAAGAAATAGTAAACGAAGGTGCTTTTAAATCTGCATCTACTGACCATATGGACTAGTAAACGAGAGTAGCTAAAAACGCTACAATTTCCTCCGTGATCCTATAAAGATAAGTCATGTAACTTCCATCTCTGGCCTGAGACATAGCTGAAGTGTATAAAAGCTAATATGGAAACATATATAAAGCTGCAATAAACAATATATTATCATCAAATTGTCAAATTGTTACAGAAAAAATTGTCAAACTGTTACAGAGACATTTGACAACACCCATGAGTCATTCTTTATTACCATGATGGTGATCAAGTGCAAATTTCTACATAAAATGTAGACATGTGATACAGACTAACCTAGCTCCTTTTGGACTACTAATTTGCTTACAACTTGTGGTTCGGGTAACAGTTGGAGTTGGTGATGGCTCTGGAACTCTGAAGCCTTACTCGGAGATATACCTGGACAGTTATCACAAAGTTCAAGAAGGAATATTCAACTATGTAAACTTTTCCTGGAGCCACCACAGAGATAAAGTATCTAGCTTTCCTATAAATAAATCCAAGTGAAAATAGTAAAAGGTGGTACGAAAATAGTAACACCATATGGTGTTTTATCCTCTTGAGAATCTCTCAGTGGCAAGTAAGCAACGTGTGAATAGTTCCCAACTAATAGCTCTGTGCCACGTGTAAGCACTGAGGATTCGGATTCTCTCACAACAAGATAAAGCTTTATTAGCCCCTGCTCTTCAGACACAATTTCCCACACACCATCACACTTAATTACTACATCAGTGAGCTAACATGTTCAAACAAGAGAGTAACAACATTGGTAGTGAAGAGAACAACACCGGGCCGCGAGCTTGTGACACATGCGGGTCAACCATCTGCACCGTGTACTGCCATGCTGACTCCGCCTACTTATGCAATAGCTGCGATGCTCAAGTCCACTCTGCCAATCGCGTTGCTTCCCGCCATAAAAGGGTCAGAGTGTGCGAGTCATGTGAGCGTGCCCCTGCTGCTTTTATGTGTGAGGCAGATGATGTGTCTCTATGCACAGCCTGTGATTTAGAGGTTCACTCCGCAAACCCTCTTGCTAGACGCCATCAGCGAGTTCCAGTTGTGCCGATAACTGGAAACTCTTGCAGCTCCTTGGCCACCGCTAACCACACAACAGTGACCGAGCCAGAGAAGAGAGTGGTGTTAGTTCAAGAGGATGCCAAAGAGACGGCTTCATGGTTGTTCCCTAAAAACAGTGAcaatcacaacaacaacaaccagaaCAATGAGTTGTTGTTTAGTGATGACTATCTAGACCTTGCTGATTACAACTCGAGTATGGACTACAAGTTCACTGGTCAATACAATCAACCTACTCAACATAAACAAGACTGCACCGTACCAGAGAAAAACTACGGTGGAGATAGAGTTGTTCCACTCCAACTTGAAGAAACAAGAGGAAACTTGCACCACAAGCAACATAATATCACGTATGGCTCCTCAGGAAGTCACTACAACAACAATGGTTCCATAAACCATAACGTAAggcttttatatattttattctttttcatcATACACACATCACATATTAACTACCAAGAGTTAATCTGTGGTACAAAGAACTTTGACCAGaagtttataataattaaaatattgctTCTCTTTAGTCCTCTCTTACCAAGGGGATTGAGAATTGTCTTTggttttttttgtcattaagGCATACAATCCATCAATGGAAACTGACTTTGTTCCGGAGCAGACAGCACCTGACAAAACAGTTTCACATCCAAAAACGCACAAAGGGAAGATAGAGAAACTACCTGAACCTCTAATTCAGATTCTCAGTCCAATGGACAGAGAAGCTAGAGTCCTGAGAtacagagagaagaagaagagaagaaagtttGAGAAGACAATAAGGTATGCTTCAAGGAAGGCATATGCAGAGAGAAGACCGAGGATCAATGGACGGTTTGCAAAGATTAGTGAAACCGAAGTAGAGGACCAAGAGTACAACACAATGCTAATGTACTATGACACAGGATATGGCATTGTTCCTTCATTCTATGGCCAAAAATAAAGAATACTAGATTGCTAACCTGTAAATAAATGTTTAGTTTGAGATTATGTAAGGTTTGGTGAAATTCTTGGCTTCAAGAATGATTACTTATGCTGCTATGTATAAGGGTGTGTAGTTTTTGTTGCTAGCTAGTACTAATTAGTGTTCTTCTTCCTTTAAACACAACCTGTCTACTCCATAATTGAGAAATATAAGCTAAGTGAGTTCTCTTATGCCATCCCAGGACATTTTAACACTTCCCTGAGAAGAAGAAGGCTCTACAAACGAATTTTCAGACCAATTATAAGCTCTGAGACCGCTTTTTAGTATATAGATATTTACTCACAACTATTAACACTAATGAAGTAAATGTCTATGTGTATATGTGGGCCATCCGCATAAACATAAAGAGATACTTATTTGATGAATCTTGCTCATATCTTTTAGAATAAAGAGCAATATATGCTTGCTCACTTTACTAATGTATATGCTGATAAAAAGAACACAaagattaaaaaggaaaattgaCACTGTTACTAAAGGATGCCCTTTTTGCCATCTGGAATATGCCATAGAGCTACGCGTCTACGGTTCATTTACAATTCCATGATTAAGCTGCTGAAGTCTTTCATGTACCAAACATTACAATCGGAAGATTCGGCTCTACGCATGCGTATAGTTTTCAGCCAAAGGTCTGAGAATGGTGTTACTTGCCTTACCAAAACTAAATTGTCTACTAAGCTACGCCATCACACGAATTGTTACTAGACATAGTCATATTCCTAGCGTCTAGTTATAGAACCAATCAATCACCATATTTGTTCTCTTCTTCGAGAACTTTAAGAAGATATAACAACCAAGTGAAAAAAGTGCATAAAGTGAAAGAAAAGCTTGCTGCACTTTgcacttttttttaaatatctaaagATATTTCAGATCGTTTCTCACAGCCAGTGAGTCACAGCCATGGAAATTAAAAACCAGCTCCCAAACTTACAATCACAAGCTTTTTACATGGTCCCTTGACCCTCTTAGATTCTCACTCTTTTTGctagaacaagaaaaaaatatatgcttAACACAGATAACTGATAGTGTACCTTTATCATAATCTTATCTTGATTTCCTCCACATAATCCAGGGAAAATAACTTACTTTGTACATGTGAGAGGAGTTCCTCAGTAACTTTTCTGAGGAACATATAAGCCTAGATCTCAGTTACCATGGTAAACCTACTTTGTATTGTAGCACTTGTATCAGAAAATCAGTAAAATAGCAAGAAGATTCCAACAAGATGTTAAGAAATACGAAAAATAAATCCTAGTATCATCCAGCCTTTATGGACAAGTAACATATCCCAAAAATAAGTACCAGcagtttcaactttcaagtcACTACTAGTTAGGAGAcgagttacacaaaaaaaatctccaaTCCAATAAGTTTAACAATCCAAGTACGCCTACTGTAATTCTTCTATTTACAATCGAGTTGTCCATAGAAAAGATCATCAACTT includes the following:
- the LOC103846381 gene encoding zinc finger protein CONSTANS, encoding MFKQESNNIGSEENNTGPRACDTCGSTICTVYCHADSAYLCNSCDAQVHSANRVASRHKRVRVCESCERAPAAFMCEADDVSLCTACDLEVHSANPLARRHQRVPVVPITGNSCSSLATANHTTVTEPEKRVVLVQEDAKETASWLFPKNSDNHNNNNQNNELLFSDDYLDLADYNSSMDYKFTGQYNQPTQHKQDCTVPEKNYGGDRVVPLQLEETRGNLHHKQHNITYGSSGSHYNNNGSINHNAYNPSMETDFVPEQTAPDKTVSHPKTHKGKIEKLPEPLIQILSPMDREARVLRYREKKKRRKFEKTIRYASRKAYAERRPRINGRFAKISETEVEDQEYNTMLMYYDTGYGIVPSFYGQK